DNA sequence from the Longimicrobium sp. genome:
GCGCCCCGACGCGCCGGGGAAAGCCCTGGGCCAGCGCGTCGCCGCGTGCGGGCAGCAGGTACGGGGCAAGGCGCGCGTCGCTCACCAGCGGGGCGCCGCCCCCCGTGCCCGTGATGCTCATCATTACGGTGAGCGTGGGGACGACGAAGGCGCGTCGCGACGCCGCGAGCCGGGCGAAGTCCGCGCCGGGGCCTTGGTCGTTGAACAGGTGCACCAAGCCATCCGCGCCTTCCTCGATCGCCGCCCGGGCGCTGGCGGCATCGCTCACGTGGACGACGGCCAGCTTCCCGCGCCGGTGCGCGGCCTCGACCACCGCCCGCATGGTGGCCCGGTCGATGGACGGGATGGAGGCGCCGTACGCCGCACCGTCATCGAAGACGATCTTGATCCACTGCGATCCCTCGGCGATGCGGGCGTCCACGAACGCCTGCGCCGAGTCGGGCGAGCTGATGGTGGGAATGCGCATTCCGAACTGGGTGCCATGGCCCCCCGGCGCGGTGACCAGCACGCCCGCCGAGAGCAGGTCGGCGCGTCCCCGCGCCTGCCCGGCGTCCTGCTGCTCGCGGGCTGTGCGGGCCGTGGCCACGTCGGTGAACATGTCCAGGTGCGTCGTCACGCCGAAGACGGCGGCCTCGCGTAGCGCGTCGCCGAAGGTATGCGTGTGGGCGTCGATCAATCCCGGCAGGAGCGTCATCCCCGCTCCGTCCACGATTGCGGCGCCAGCGGGCGCGCGCACGCCCCGGGCCACCCGGGCGATCCTGCCGCCCTCCACCAGCACGTCGTGCCCCTGCAGCACCCGCTCGCCGTCGAATACGCGCACGTTGCGGATGAGCGTCGCCTGCGTCTGCTGCGCCGTGGGCGCGCCGGCGGGGATGAGAGCGGCGGCGGCGAGCAGGAGGGTGGTGATGGCCCGGCGGCGGGCGCGAGCGGTCACGCCTCGCGAGACGGCGTGTTCGTGGCCTGCGGACATGGTGTTTCCTTGCATTAGGT
Encoded proteins:
- a CDS encoding CIA30 family protein, producing the protein MTARARRRAITTLLLAAAALIPAGAPTAQQTQATLIRNVRVFDGERVLQGHDVLVEGGRIARVARGVRAPAGAAIVDGAGMTLLPGLIDAHTHTFGDALREAAVFGVTTHLDMFTDVATARTAREQQDAGQARGRADLLSAGVLVTAPGGHGTQFGMRIPTISSPDSAQAFVDARIAEGSQWIKIVFDDGAAYGASIPSIDRATMRAVVEAAHRRGKLAVVHVSDAASARAAIEEGADGLVHLFNDQGPGADFARLAASRRAFVVPTLTVMMSITGTGGGAPLVSDARLAPYLLPARGDALAQGFPRRVGAPIRTLDSAFAVIRQLRAAGVPILAGSDAPNPGTAFGAAMHRELELLVQAGLTPIEALRAATSAPATAFRLADRGRIAVGLRADLLLVEGDPTADITATRAIHTVWKEGVPIDRESLARSVTAARQRQDAGAASLAGGLVADFESGALAAVMGNWMPSADTYAGGTSSGEVTVVEGGAGGSRHSLSVTGTITPTLAYAWYGAMWMPAEAMSPVDLSSRPGVAFQARGDGKTYRVMVFARSKGTMPLIRTFVAGPEWREVRFAWSDFGIDGHDVMGVVLAGGPQPGPFELRIDDFGLR